Proteins co-encoded in one Aminivibrio pyruvatiphilus genomic window:
- a CDS encoding TetR/AcrR family transcriptional regulator, producing MRYSSRKIDDEKRAALIEAAMEEIAANGIDGASYNRIIERSGLSKGVVYYYFENKESLYLTVLDEVERQFLSSVGKLKLPETREEFWTACRLYYEKAIRYGAGNLGIVKVVRNLIEPGTGMKGSAELRENFRRVERWTANLLKRGQDLGAIRKDVPPDLLRSVLQAMGHTMDSWLFEHLEKAPESVSVEKFLAFALDMFKRILSPEGAVETWQNQFSQG from the coding sequence GTGCGTTACAGTTCCAGGAAGATTGATGATGAAAAAAGAGCGGCCCTCATCGAGGCCGCCATGGAGGAGATAGCGGCCAACGGCATCGACGGGGCCTCCTACAACAGGATCATAGAGCGGTCAGGCCTGAGCAAGGGTGTGGTCTACTACTATTTCGAGAACAAGGAGAGCCTCTATCTCACCGTTCTCGACGAGGTGGAGCGGCAGTTTCTCTCCTCGGTGGGAAAGCTGAAGCTGCCTGAAACCAGGGAGGAGTTCTGGACCGCCTGTCGCCTGTATTACGAGAAGGCCATACGGTACGGCGCCGGGAATCTGGGGATCGTCAAGGTGGTACGGAACCTGATCGAGCCAGGCACGGGAATGAAGGGAAGCGCCGAACTGCGGGAAAACTTCAGGAGAGTCGAGCGGTGGACCGCCAACCTTCTGAAGCGGGGCCAGGACCTTGGGGCAATTCGAAAGGATGTGCCTCCGGATCTCCTGCGGAGCGTTCTCCAGGCCATGGGGCATACCATGGATTCGTGGCTTTTCGAACATCTGGAGAAAGCCCCTGAAAGCGTGAGCGTTGAAAAATTTCTGGCCTTCGCGCTGGATATGTTCAAGAGAATTTTGTCACCGGAAGGGGCAGTGGAAACATGGCAAAATCAATTTTCGCAAGGCTGA
- a CDS encoding zinc ribbon domain-containing protein codes for MKNCPGCGASLQEGASFCEYCGAQVKTDPPVPSSSPKKSPKDEESGMRHLREGAPSGPRVALRTVSPVFMLLLSFLTFLFYPVLWVFLRRKAFDSMVPEKKLGLVLPLAFLAATVLFVAAGNIEKLPELAVTLTFEEKEALSGWSFLAWFASMTMVSFRMRTILRKFASRTDGSPLAANLVARSSAMTFFFQFLYIQQHINMLVESGLADRE; via the coding sequence ATGAAAAACTGCCCAGGATGCGGCGCATCCCTGCAGGAAGGCGCGTCCTTCTGCGAGTACTGCGGCGCCCAGGTGAAGACCGATCCACCCGTTCCATCGTCAAGTCCGAAAAAGAGTCCGAAGGATGAGGAATCCGGAATGCGTCATCTCCGGGAAGGGGCCCCTTCAGGCCCGCGGGTCGCCCTGAGGACGGTCAGCCCGGTCTTCATGCTCCTCCTCTCCTTCCTGACCTTTCTGTTCTACCCTGTCCTCTGGGTTTTTCTCCGGAGAAAGGCCTTCGACTCCATGGTACCTGAAAAGAAGCTCGGCCTGGTCCTTCCCCTTGCCTTTCTGGCCGCTACGGTTCTTTTCGTTGCGGCGGGAAACATCGAAAAGCTTCCCGAGCTTGCCGTCACCCTTACCTTCGAGGAGAAGGAAGCCCTTTCCGGCTGGTCTTTTCTTGCATGGTTCGCCTCCATGACCATGGTCTCCTTCAGAATGCGGACCATCCTCCGAAAATTCGCGTCCCGGACCGACGGCAGCCCCCTGGCGGCGAACCTGGTGGCCAGGTCTTCGGCAATGACCTTCTTCTTTCAGTTTCTCTACATCCAGCAGCACATCAACATGCTCGTGGAGTCCGGTCTGGCGGACAGAGAATGA